The DNA region CGAGCGCTCGGTCCGGTACGACGGCACGCACTACTCGCTGAAGGGATCCCACCCGGGCCCGGTCCCCGCACATCCCATGGGGATCTGGCTCGGGGCCTACGGCCCGAAGATGCTCGACCTCGTCGGTACGAAGGCCGACGGCTGGCTGCCCTCGATGGGATACCTCGCTCCGGAGAAGCTGAAGGAAGCCAACCGGCGAATCGACATGGCGGCCGGTGCCGCCGGGCGTGAGCCGAGCCGGATCAACCGGGTCTACAACCTGATGGGTGACCGTTCGGCTGCCGAGTGGATCGACTTGCTGACGACCCTGTCGCTCGAACACGGAATGAACGGCTACGTCTTCAGCGGCCCGGCCGACGAGGCCGCGCTGCGCCGCGTTGTCGAGGAGATCGCGCCCGCCGTGCGCGAAACGGTCGCAAAGGAGCGTCGGCGATGACGCGGCCCCGGACGGGAACGCCGGCGGGCCGCCAGATGGTGCGGGAACTACTCACGGCACACGCGCCGCTGCGCAGCGATGTCGTCGCGCTTCGCGACGGGCTTGAGATGCTCGACGCCGCGACCACCCGCACACAGGATGTCGAGGAGCTGCTGGGCGGCCTGACCGTCGCCGACCTCACCTGGCAGCTCAAGGCGGGCTGTCAGCACTTCTGTGCTCACCTGGACGTCCACCACGCGATCGAGGACGCTCGGATGCTGCCCGTCATACGGCGCCAGTTCCCCCAGCTCACCGACCAGATCGGGCAGCTGCGGCGCGAGCACGAGGAAGTCAGGCAGATGATCACGCGTATCCGCGCCGACGCGCGGCGACTGAACCCGAAGGACGAACGCTCCGTCCACGTGGTGTTGGAACAGATCGTCGCCCTTGCCGACCACCTTCAGGCACATCTCGACTTCGAGGAGCAGACTCTCTTCCCGTACT from Streptomyces sp. NBC_01754 includes:
- a CDS encoding LLM class flavin-dependent oxidoreductase, whose product is MTDYRRPLEFGYFLEPGAADPGATLAAGRLVDALGFDLLGIQDHPYQPRFLDTWTLLSALGAQTRRVRLFPDVASLPLRPPAVLAKAAASLDLITGGRVELGLGTGAFWDPIAAMGGPRRTPGEAVAALDDAIEVVRLWWSGERSVRYDGTHYSLKGSHPGPVPAHPMGIWLGAYGPKMLDLVGTKADGWLPSMGYLAPEKLKEANRRIDMAAGAAGREPSRINRVYNLMGDRSAAEWIDLLTTLSLEHGMNGYVFSGPADEAALRRVVEEIAPAVRETVAKERRR
- a CDS encoding hemerythrin domain-containing protein, giving the protein MTRPRTGTPAGRQMVRELLTAHAPLRSDVVALRDGLEMLDAATTRTQDVEELLGGLTVADLTWQLKAGCQHFCAHLDVHHAIEDARMLPVIRRQFPQLTDQIGQLRREHEEVRQMITRIRADARRLNPKDERSVHVVLEQIVALADHLQAHLDFEEQTLFPYFLRMDRDWHTG